In the Polyangiaceae bacterium genome, one interval contains:
- a CDS encoding protein-L-isoaspartate(D-aspartate) O-methyltransferase yields MSVRHFTEQRAALAQQLLRRGHEPRVASAFARVPRHRFVPALQLDYAYEDRALPIGEGQTISQPSMIALMLDALDLQPEDRVLEVGAGSGYAAALLGQLCAEVYAVELSPTLAAAARELLAELGADNVHLSCGDGTAGLPERAPFDAILVSAAPLRVPPALLEQLQIGGRIAIPVGDRYQQVLRVGTRGRAGMRWVDGVPCMFVPLLHPHAP; encoded by the coding sequence GTGAGCGTCAGACACTTCACCGAACAGCGAGCGGCCCTCGCGCAGCAGTTGCTGCGGCGTGGGCACGAGCCCAGAGTCGCGAGCGCCTTCGCTCGGGTGCCTCGCCATCGATTCGTTCCCGCGCTGCAGCTCGACTACGCCTACGAAGACCGAGCCCTGCCCATCGGCGAAGGGCAGACGATCAGTCAGCCGTCCATGATTGCGCTCATGCTCGACGCGCTGGATCTGCAGCCTGAGGATCGAGTACTCGAAGTGGGAGCGGGTTCGGGCTACGCCGCAGCGCTCCTGGGGCAGCTGTGCGCCGAAGTCTACGCGGTGGAGCTCTCGCCGACATTGGCGGCCGCAGCACGCGAGCTGCTGGCGGAGCTGGGCGCGGACAACGTCCACCTCTCGTGCGGGGACGGCACGGCGGGATTGCCCGAGCGAGCGCCCTTCGATGCGATCTTGGTGTCCGCGGCGCCATTGCGGGTCCCGCCGGCGCTGCTGGAGCAGCTCCAGATCGGTGGACGCATCGCGATCCCCGTCGGAGATCGCTATCAGCAGGTGCTGCGCGTGGGGACCCGGGGCAGAGCGGGCATGCGCTGGGTCGATGGCGTTCCGTGCATGTTCGTCCCGCTGCTTCACCCGCACGCCCCCTGA
- a CDS encoding YqgE/AlgH family protein, giving the protein MLSSLAPGLLVAAPPLGDPNFDRSVVLLAAHGPEGAFGWIVNGKDVMTVPELLVRADVTDQPLDVPGVVRVGGPVSPEQVWLVYRNHDKLSGVEGQFDIGQGIVATASRRVLELMAEGVVPERVIGYVGYAGWAPAQLENEIKQGAWLPTDVHADLVFDVPAGEAWTKAYERVGLAPIAFTSRTVGSA; this is encoded by the coding sequence GTGCTGTCGTCCCTCGCTCCCGGACTCCTGGTTGCGGCGCCTCCGCTCGGGGATCCCAACTTCGATCGTTCTGTGGTGCTCTTGGCAGCGCATGGCCCCGAAGGGGCGTTCGGGTGGATTGTCAACGGCAAGGACGTGATGACCGTGCCGGAACTCTTGGTGCGCGCAGATGTCACCGACCAGCCCTTGGACGTTCCCGGGGTAGTGCGGGTGGGCGGACCCGTGTCACCGGAACAAGTCTGGTTGGTGTACCGCAACCACGACAAGCTGTCCGGCGTGGAGGGGCAGTTCGACATCGGGCAAGGCATCGTGGCGACGGCGTCGCGTCGAGTGTTGGAGCTGATGGCGGAGGGGGTCGTGCCCGAGAGGGTCATCGGCTACGTCGGCTACGCTGGCTGGGCGCCAGCTCAGTTGGAGAACGAGATCAAGCAGGGCGCCTGGCTGCCGACGGACGTGCATGCGGACTTGGTTTTCGACGTACCCGCCGGCGAGGCCTGGACGAAGGCCTACGAGCGTGTCGGCCTGGCGCCGATCGCGTTCACTTCGCGCACCGTGGGTTCGGCCTAG
- the amrB gene encoding AmmeMemoRadiSam system protein B, with product MQLRPAAVAGRFYPGDAASLRAAVERLAPESAVASRGLAVLAPHAGWVYSGAVAAETYARVVVPKHVVVLCPNHTGLGSSRALFAGDGFQIPGAVVPVARRLARVLGDECGLDQDERAHLREHAIEVQLPLLLARQPALEIVPIVLGRASLDDCLELGRNMARALDAFGSPTLVVASTDMSHYLPAERARHLDAIALDRVLALDPEGLYRVVVEHEISMCGFIPATVALTTAVARGAKSARLVRYANSGDVSGDYDAVVGYAGVVVS from the coding sequence ATGCAGCTGCGACCTGCCGCCGTTGCCGGGCGTTTTTACCCTGGAGACGCAGCGTCTTTGCGCGCTGCGGTGGAGCGCCTTGCTCCCGAATCGGCGGTCGCCTCGCGCGGCCTCGCGGTGCTGGCGCCGCATGCCGGGTGGGTCTACTCGGGCGCGGTGGCGGCGGAGACCTACGCTCGAGTGGTCGTGCCGAAGCACGTGGTGGTGCTGTGTCCCAACCACACCGGGCTTGGATCGTCGCGAGCGCTGTTTGCTGGCGATGGCTTTCAGATCCCCGGTGCGGTCGTGCCGGTCGCCCGGCGGCTGGCACGGGTGCTCGGCGACGAGTGTGGGTTGGACCAAGATGAACGAGCTCACCTGCGCGAGCACGCCATCGAAGTGCAACTCCCACTTTTGCTCGCGCGACAACCCGCGCTGGAGATCGTGCCGATCGTGCTCGGCCGCGCCAGCCTCGATGACTGTCTGGAGCTGGGCAGGAACATGGCTCGAGCCCTCGACGCCTTCGGCAGTCCGACGCTGGTCGTCGCCAGCACGGACATGTCTCACTACTTGCCCGCCGAGCGCGCGCGCCACCTCGACGCCATCGCGCTGGACCGCGTGCTGGCCCTCGACCCCGAGGGACTCTACCGGGTCGTCGTCGAGCACGAGATCTCGATGTGCGGCTTCATTCCCGCCACGGTCGCTTTGACGACGGCCGTCGCGCGCGGAGCAAAGAGCGCACGCCTCGTGCGTTATGCAAACTCCGGGGACGTCTCCGGCGACTACGATGCGGTCGTCGGCTACGCAGGCGTCGTGGTGTCCTGA